The Streptomyces sp. HSG2 genome has a segment encoding these proteins:
- a CDS encoding helix-turn-helix transcriptional regulator, translated as MSEPRSAPTVGQVVLGRRLLDLRERAGMRREDAAGVLHVASATIRRMETAEVALKIPYLQLLLKAYGVPDDEAETFVRLAEEANRPGWWQRFHDILPGWFSMYVSLEGAACLIRSYEPHFVPGLLQTEDYARAVLRSGAVGQSGPEGIERHVALRRRRQELLARPDAPRLWVVMDETVLRRPVGGSRVMRAQIERLLEAVELPRVTLQVIPFDSGPHPGTYGPFVLFRFAVPELPDMVYSEYLTGAVYLDARPEVAAHLEVMDRMAAQAATAHRTREILRDLRKEL; from the coding sequence GTGAGCGAACCGCGGTCGGCGCCGACGGTCGGTCAGGTCGTCCTCGGTCGACGCCTGCTCGACCTCCGGGAACGCGCCGGCATGCGACGAGAGGACGCCGCCGGCGTGCTCCATGTCGCGTCCGCCACGATCCGTCGTATGGAGACGGCCGAGGTAGCGCTGAAGATCCCCTACCTACAACTCCTGCTGAAGGCCTACGGCGTCCCAGACGACGAGGCGGAGACCTTCGTCCGCCTCGCGGAGGAGGCCAACCGGCCCGGCTGGTGGCAGCGGTTCCACGACATCCTGCCCGGCTGGTTCTCCATGTACGTCAGCCTGGAGGGCGCGGCCTGCCTGATCCGCTCCTACGAACCCCACTTCGTGCCCGGACTGCTCCAGACTGAGGACTACGCGCGCGCGGTCCTGCGATCCGGGGCCGTGGGGCAGAGCGGGCCCGAGGGCATCGAACGCCATGTGGCGCTGCGGCGAAGGCGGCAGGAGTTGCTGGCACGCCCCGACGCCCCCCGACTCTGGGTGGTCATGGACGAGACCGTCCTGCGTCGCCCCGTCGGGGGGTCGCGGGTGATGCGCGCCCAGATCGAGCGACTGCTGGAGGCGGTCGAACTGCCGCGAGTCACCCTTCAGGTGATCCCGTTCGACAGCGGGCCGCATCCCGGGACCTACGGTCCCTTCGTGTTGTTCCGGTTCGCCGTGCCGGAGTTGCCGGACATGGTCTACAGCGAGTACCTGACCGGCGCCGTCTACCTGGACGCTCGCCCGGAGGTGGCCGCGCACCTCGAGGTCATGGACCGCATGGCCGCGCAGGCCGCCACGGCCCATCGCACGAGGGAGATCCTCCGGGACCTCCGCAAGGAGCTGTGA
- a CDS encoding glycerophosphodiester phosphodiesterase family protein, whose translation MHTRTATLAIVGLLGIVALPAPVAPVRATPVPAGPVTEVETVSAPGRLTTDRSARETTGRPGGSDREVAGAALTLVSGPEVVAHRGASAYAPENTLAALDRAAELGIGWVENDVQRTRDGELVVVHDRDLERTTDVEEVFPDRAPWLVKDFTAAEIDRLDAGGWFGDAYAGEGVPTLAEFARRAESRGVSLLVEIKHPESYPGIEGQILRVLTAEGWIAPRAHGPTERLIVQSFSAESVRTVHGLAPSVRTGFIGTPAVSALPVYAAFADQVNPRHTDLTPDFVAAAHALAGPHGEPLEVFTWTIDDVDTARRVAEYGVDGIISNRPDLVRDAVRDPSAAR comes from the coding sequence ATGCACACCCGCACAGCGACCCTGGCGATCGTCGGGCTCCTGGGGATCGTGGCGCTGCCCGCCCCCGTCGCCCCCGTCCGGGCCACCCCTGTCCCCGCCGGGCCGGTGACCGAAGTCGAGACGGTGTCGGCCCCAGGTCGCCTCACCACCGACCGGTCGGCCCGCGAGACGACCGGCCGACCCGGCGGATCCGACAGGGAGGTGGCGGGCGCGGCCCTCACCCTCGTGTCCGGTCCGGAGGTCGTCGCCCACCGGGGTGCCTCCGCCTACGCCCCCGAGAACACTCTCGCCGCCCTCGACAGAGCGGCCGAGCTGGGGATCGGGTGGGTCGAGAACGATGTCCAGCGCACCAGGGACGGCGAGCTGGTCGTGGTCCACGACCGCGACCTGGAGCGCACCACGGACGTGGAGGAGGTCTTCCCGGACCGGGCGCCCTGGCTGGTGAAGGACTTCACGGCGGCGGAGATCGACCGTCTGGACGCCGGTGGCTGGTTCGGCGACGCCTACGCGGGCGAGGGCGTGCCCACACTGGCGGAGTTCGCGCGACGGGCCGAATCGCGCGGTGTCTCGCTCCTGGTCGAGATCAAGCACCCGGAGTCGTACCCGGGGATCGAGGGGCAGATCCTCCGTGTCCTGACCGCCGAGGGGTGGATCGCGCCGCGGGCCCACGGCCCGACGGAACGACTGATCGTGCAGAGCTTCAGCGCCGAGAGCGTGCGGACCGTCCACGGCCTCGCGCCCTCGGTGCGGACCGGGTTCATCGGTACGCCCGCGGTCTCCGCGCTCCCCGTGTACGCGGCCTTCGCCGACCAGGTCAACCCACGTCACACCGACCTCACCCCGGACTTCGTGGCCGCGGCGCACGCGTTGGCGGGGCCGCACGGCGAGCCCCTTGAGGTCTTCACCTGGACGATCGACGACGTCGACACCGCGCGCCGGGTCGCCGAGTACGGGGTGGACGGCATCATCTCCAACCGCCCCGACCTGGTCCGCGACGCGGTACGGGACCCGTCGGCCGCCCGCTGA
- the coaE gene encoding dephospho-CoA kinase: protein MVRVGLTGGIGAGKSEVARLLVERGATLIDADRVAREVVEPGTPGLAAVVGEFGEEVLREDGTLDRARLGSIVFADAERLASLNALLHPLVAARSRALEEAAPEDAVVVHDVPLLTENGLAPRYDVVIVVDVDPATQLDRLVRTRGMTEEEARARMAAQASRAERRRIADIVIDNDVSLEALGHRVDEVWSELLGRAHRSGREAPPPGPPRE, encoded by the coding sequence ATGGTGAGAGTGGGGCTTACCGGTGGCATCGGCGCCGGCAAGAGCGAGGTGGCCAGGTTGCTCGTGGAGCGGGGGGCGACGTTGATCGACGCCGACCGGGTGGCTCGGGAGGTCGTGGAGCCCGGGACGCCGGGACTCGCCGCGGTGGTCGGGGAGTTCGGCGAAGAGGTCCTTCGGGAAGACGGCACCCTGGACCGGGCGCGGCTCGGGTCGATCGTCTTCGCCGACGCGGAGAGACTGGCTTCGTTGAACGCCCTGCTCCACCCTCTCGTCGCCGCCCGCTCGCGCGCCCTGGAGGAGGCCGCCCCCGAAGACGCGGTCGTCGTGCACGACGTGCCCCTGCTCACCGAGAACGGCCTCGCCCCCCGGTACGACGTGGTGATCGTCGTCGACGTGGACCCCGCCACCCAACTCGACCGACTCGTCCGGACACGCGGCATGACGGAGGAGGAGGCGCGGGCGCGGATGGCGGCGCAGGCGAGCCGTGCGGAGCGGCGCAGGATCGCGGACATCGTCATCGACAACGACGTGTCGCTGGAGGCGTTGGGACACCGGGTCGACGAGGTCTGGTCCGAGCTGCTCGGCCGCGCCCATCGGTCGGGTCGCGAGGCCCCTCCGCCGGGTCCGCCCCGGGAATAG
- a CDS encoding ATP-binding protein produces MIPPAPLDAAAPLSTGAATPVVSTRGTERRFRFELAAHPGSPAEARRTTRARLADWSLCEATGQDAVLVVSELVTNAVVHTASRRVVCELRRGDDVLRVVVHDEGCAADRPGVVRGSGPEDERGRGLLLVESVCAAWGVEEHESGLLVWADLPCRAEREPSVVRPRGDLGWGARPKPGPPEREPEGERESPRPGEPSSLWTAQPVGRPPRGRSLPSAPARPDRSGEGPSR; encoded by the coding sequence GTGATTCCGCCCGCGCCCTTGGACGCCGCGGCCCCCCTCAGCACGGGCGCCGCCACGCCAGTCGTATCCACCAGAGGAACAGAGCGCCGGTTCCGCTTCGAACTGGCCGCGCACCCGGGCTCCCCCGCGGAGGCCCGACGGACGACGCGGGCCCGACTGGCCGACTGGTCGCTGTGCGAGGCCACCGGTCAGGACGCCGTCCTGGTCGTCTCCGAGTTGGTCACCAACGCCGTCGTCCACACCGCGAGTCGGCGTGTGGTGTGCGAACTACGCCGCGGGGACGATGTGTTGCGTGTCGTCGTCCACGACGAGGGGTGCGCCGCGGACCGGCCCGGCGTGGTCCGCGGCAGCGGACCGGAGGACGAACGAGGTCGCGGGCTGCTGTTGGTGGAGTCGGTGTGCGCCGCGTGGGGCGTCGAGGAGCACGAGAGTGGCCTGCTGGTCTGGGCGGACCTGCCGTGCCGGGCGGAACGGGAGCCGAGCGTCGTCCGCCCCCGCGGTGACCTGGGGTGGGGCGCCCGGCCCAAGCCGGGCCCCCCCGAGCGCGAGCCCGAGGGGGAGCGGGAGAGTCCGCGACCCGGCGAGCCCTCGTCCCTGTGGACCGCGCAGCCGGTAGGACGGCCGCCCCGCGGGCGGTCCCTCCCCTCGGCCCCCGCACGACCGGACCGCTCCGGCGAGGGCCCCTCGCGGTGA
- a CDS encoding PAC2 family protein, with the protein MPDPQGLYTWEQKGLAVVDTALAQESAGLVMLYHFDGYIDAGATGEQLVDQLLGSLPHQVVARFDHDRLVDYRARRPLLAFKRDHWSAYEEPAIEVRMLQDATGAPFLLLSGPEPDVEWERFAASVKEIVERLGVRLSVNFHGIPMGVPHTRPVGITPHGNRVDLLPGHRSPFEEAQVPGSAEALVEYRLSRAGHDVLGVAAHVPHYIARSPYPDAALTVLEAVTGATGLVLPDVAHALRADAHRTQTEIDRQVKQGNEELTALVQGLEHQFDAAAGSETRGNMLAESLEIPSADELGREFERFLAEREGDA; encoded by the coding sequence GTGCCTGATCCGCAGGGTTTGTACACGTGGGAGCAGAAGGGCCTGGCCGTCGTCGACACGGCGCTCGCCCAGGAATCGGCCGGCCTGGTCATGCTCTACCACTTCGACGGATACATCGACGCCGGAGCGACCGGCGAGCAACTCGTCGACCAGCTGCTGGGGTCACTGCCCCACCAGGTCGTCGCGCGCTTCGACCACGACCGCCTCGTGGACTACCGCGCACGACGCCCGCTGCTGGCATTCAAGCGCGACCACTGGAGCGCCTACGAGGAGCCCGCCATCGAGGTGCGGATGCTCCAGGACGCGACCGGCGCGCCCTTCCTTCTGTTGTCCGGCCCGGAACCGGACGTGGAGTGGGAGCGCTTCGCGGCATCGGTCAAGGAGATCGTCGAGCGGCTCGGCGTCCGCCTGTCGGTGAACTTCCACGGCATCCCGATGGGGGTCCCGCACACCCGCCCCGTGGGGATCACACCCCACGGCAACCGCGTCGACCTGCTGCCCGGTCATCGCAGTCCCTTCGAGGAGGCGCAGGTGCCCGGCAGCGCCGAGGCCCTCGTGGAGTACCGACTGAGCCGGGCGGGTCACGATGTCCTCGGCGTCGCCGCCCACGTGCCTCACTACATCGCGCGCTCACCCTATCCGGACGCGGCCTTGACCGTGTTGGAGGCGGTCACGGGCGCGACCGGGCTGGTACTGCCCGATGTCGCCCACGCGCTCCGCGCGGACGCGCACCGCACCCAGACGGAGATCGACCGGCAGGTCAAGCAGGGGAACGAGGAGTTGACCGCGCTGGTCCAGGGGCTGGAGCACCAGTTCGACGCCGCCGCGGGCTCGGAGACCCGTGGCAACATGCTCGCCGAGTCGCTGGAGATCCCTTCCGCCGACGAGCTGGGCCGTGAGTTCGAGCGCTTCCTCGCCGAGCGGGAGGGCGACGCCTGA
- a CDS encoding DUF397 domain-containing protein, translated as MDGTTPPRPAERVYNGMPARDLGSEGWHRPWSGGNGGNCLEAMKLSDGRIAVRQSTDPEGPALIYTTDEMTAFIEGAKAGAADFLLS; from the coding sequence ATGGACGGCACCACGCCACCCCGCCCCGCCGAGCGCGTCTACAACGGCATGCCCGCCCGGGACCTGGGAAGCGAGGGCTGGCACCGTCCCTGGAGCGGGGGCAACGGCGGGAACTGCCTGGAGGCGATGAAACTCTCCGACGGGCGAATCGCCGTACGGCAGTCCACCGACCCAGAGGGACCGGCGCTGATCTACACCACGGACGAGATGACCGCCTTCATCGAAGGGGCGAAGGCCGGAGCAGCGGACTTCCTGCTCTCCTAG
- a CDS encoding tetratricopeptide repeat protein encodes MFETRGTPGRSPETDVIDYRAAEALLAARDPRGAVRLLDGVVAAHPENTAVRLLRARAFFAAAQLRPAELEFTVVLEREPDNAFAHFALARTYERQARSDAARRHFRLAAALDPKPEYLRHARFEG; translated from the coding sequence GTGTTCGAGACCCGAGGTACCCCAGGACGCAGCCCGGAGACGGATGTCATCGACTACCGTGCCGCCGAGGCGCTCCTCGCCGCCCGTGACCCGCGAGGAGCGGTGCGGCTCCTCGACGGCGTCGTGGCGGCCCACCCCGAGAACACCGCCGTGCGGCTGCTGCGCGCGCGTGCCTTCTTCGCGGCGGCCCAGCTGCGCCCGGCCGAACTGGAGTTCACCGTGGTGCTGGAGCGGGAGCCGGACAACGCCTTCGCGCACTTCGCGCTCGCCCGCACCTATGAGCGTCAGGCGCGGTCGGACGCGGCCCGGCGCCACTTCCGCCTCGCCGCTGCCCTCGATCCCAAGCCCGAATACCTGCGCCACGCGCGCTTCGAAGGCTGA
- a CDS encoding RNA-binding S4 domain-containing protein: MVEEYDADDADAPLPGGTARSGGPRTGDSVRVDVWIWAVRLVKTRSLGAGACRGGHVRVNGERVKPASSLRVGDEVRLWHAGRRRVVVVTRVIRKRVGAPVAVECYRDESPPPPPREAVAPTGFRDRGAGRPTKRDRRELDRLRESAAPDDSAGTDRRWAR, from the coding sequence ATGGTCGAGGAGTACGACGCGGACGACGCCGACGCCCCCCTGCCGGGCGGGACGGCCCGCTCGGGCGGGCCGCGCACCGGCGACAGCGTCCGTGTCGACGTGTGGATCTGGGCCGTGCGGCTGGTGAAGACACGATCCCTCGGGGCCGGCGCCTGCCGCGGCGGCCATGTCCGGGTCAACGGCGAGCGGGTCAAGCCCGCCTCTTCCCTGCGTGTCGGCGACGAGGTACGACTGTGGCACGCCGGTCGCCGACGGGTCGTCGTGGTCACACGGGTGATCAGGAAGCGAGTGGGAGCGCCGGTGGCCGTCGAGTGCTACCGCGACGAATCCCCGCCGCCCCCACCCCGGGAGGCCGTCGCCCCGACCGGTTTCCGTGATCGCGGGGCGGGTCGCCCCACCAAGCGCGACCGACGGGAACTCGACCGGCTGCGAGAGTCGGCCGCCCCCGACGACTCCGCGGGGACGGATCGCCGGTGGGCGCGGTGA
- a CDS encoding glutamate synthase subunit beta, whose protein sequence is MADPKGFLTTSRMEWPRRPVDERVRDWDEVTVPGALLPIVGGQAGRCMDCGVPFCHEACPLGNLVPEWNDLVYRDDWRAAADRLHATDNFPEFTGRLCPAPCEAGCVLAIDRPAVAIRNVECAVADRAWEESFAPPRPPERLSGKSVAVVGSGPTGLAAAQQLTRAGHTVTVYEKADRLGGLLRYGIPEFKMRKGLLDRRIDQIRAEGTRFRTSTEVGRDVGAAELASGHDALVVAVGAGAWRELGVPGRDLAGVHQAMEYLPLANRVCEGDLEVSPLSAAGRHVVIIGGGDTGADCLGTAIREGAASVTQLDISPRPGTERDAERDPWPTYPGLYRLSPAHEEARDLRAAPTAEADARLFAVSALRLSGDGDGHVRSLRLVDVDGDRRPLPDGERTLPAELVLLALGFSGPDPADGLVDQLGLGLDPDGTIARDDSFATRVPGVFAAGDAARGQSLIVWAIAEGRSVASAVDRFLADGAESRLPAPVRPGDRPLRA, encoded by the coding sequence ATGGCCGATCCCAAGGGCTTCCTGACGACGAGCCGAATGGAATGGCCTCGCCGGCCGGTTGACGAACGCGTCCGGGACTGGGACGAGGTCACCGTGCCCGGAGCGCTGCTGCCGATCGTGGGAGGGCAGGCCGGCCGGTGCATGGACTGCGGCGTCCCGTTCTGCCACGAGGCCTGTCCGCTGGGCAACCTGGTCCCCGAGTGGAACGACCTGGTGTACAGGGACGACTGGCGAGCGGCGGCCGATCGACTGCACGCCACCGACAACTTCCCCGAGTTCACCGGGCGGTTGTGCCCGGCGCCGTGCGAGGCCGGTTGTGTGCTGGCGATCGATCGGCCGGCGGTCGCCATCAGGAACGTGGAGTGCGCCGTCGCGGACCGCGCCTGGGAGGAGAGTTTCGCGCCGCCCCGCCCGCCGGAGCGCCTCTCCGGGAAGAGCGTGGCGGTGGTCGGCTCGGGGCCGACGGGGCTCGCGGCGGCGCAACAACTGACGCGGGCGGGGCACACGGTCACGGTGTACGAGAAGGCCGATCGCCTCGGCGGACTGCTGCGGTACGGCATTCCGGAGTTCAAGATGCGCAAGGGCCTTCTGGACCGGAGGATCGACCAGATCCGGGCGGAGGGCACCCGGTTCCGCACGTCGACCGAGGTGGGACGCGATGTCGGGGCGGCGGAGCTGGCGAGCGGGCACGACGCCCTGGTGGTCGCCGTGGGGGCCGGCGCGTGGCGGGAACTCGGGGTGCCGGGTCGGGATCTCGCCGGGGTCCATCAGGCGATGGAGTATCTCCCGCTCGCCAACCGGGTGTGCGAGGGAGATCTGGAGGTGTCCCCGCTGTCCGCGGCCGGTCGGCACGTGGTGATCATAGGTGGCGGGGACACCGGCGCCGACTGCCTGGGCACCGCGATCCGGGAAGGCGCCGCGTCCGTGACACAGCTGGACATCTCCCCGCGCCCGGGGACGGAACGCGACGCGGAGCGCGACCCCTGGCCGACGTATCCGGGGCTCTACCGACTCTCCCCGGCCCACGAGGAGGCTCGCGACCTGCGGGCCGCCCCGACCGCGGAGGCGGACGCGCGTCTGTTCGCCGTCTCCGCGCTCCGCCTGTCCGGCGACGGAGACGGGCACGTGCGGTCGCTCCGTCTGGTCGACGTGGACGGAGACCGTCGGCCCCTCCCCGACGGTGAACGAACCCTGCCCGCCGAACTGGTCCTTCTCGCGCTGGGGTTCTCCGGTCCCGACCCCGCCGACGGCCTCGTGGATCAGCTGGGGCTGGGGCTGGATCCCGACGGGACGATAGCCAGGGACGACTCCTTCGCCACCCGCGTCCCGGGGGTCTTCGCGGCGGGGGACGCCGCCCGCGGCCAGTCGCTGATCGTGTGGGCCATCGCGGAGGGGCGCTCCGTGGCGTCCGCCGTCGACCGGTTTCTCGCCGACGGCGCGGAATCGCGGCTCCCGGCGCCGGTCCGTCCGGGCGACCGTCCCTTGCGGGCCTGA